The following proteins come from a genomic window of Heyndrickxia acidicola:
- the sspL gene encoding small, acid-soluble spore protein L, translating into MAKKANNRGNRTSGVNPQGFAQDVSSAQNPKSELENRAKKSNTKI; encoded by the coding sequence ATGGCCAAAAAGGCTAATAACCGGGGAAACAGAACATCCGGCGTGAATCCACAAGGGTTCGCACAGGATGTGTCGTCTGCTCAGAATCCGAAAAGCGAGCTTGAAAACCGCGCGAAGAAAAGCAACACAAAAATATAA
- a CDS encoding ring-cleaving dioxygenase, with protein sequence MGKRTAGIHHITAIVGNPQENVDFYAGVLGLRLVKRTINFDDPGTYHLYFGDEAGKPGTIITFFPWPDAYRGKIGDGQVGVTTYAVPKGAMSFWENRLEKFQIPFTKTMRFGEDILAFDDPHGLHLEIVERVEGEKNTWEFGDVTADVAIKGFGGATLLSSQPEKTAELLEKEFGLVRVGEEGDFLRFQSPSDIGNVIDLKRTASGARGKMGAGIVHHIAMRAKDGQDQLEWRGQLAKHGYHITPVKDRNYFTSVYFREHGEILFEIATDPPGFSLDESPDTMGERLMLPEWYEPQRQKIESVLLPIEPRKLD encoded by the coding sequence ATGGGAAAAAGAACAGCCGGAATTCACCATATTACCGCAATTGTAGGAAATCCTCAGGAGAATGTTGATTTCTACGCAGGAGTATTGGGCCTTCGCCTTGTGAAAAGAACGATTAACTTTGATGATCCGGGAACCTACCATCTTTATTTTGGTGATGAAGCAGGAAAACCAGGAACCATTATTACGTTTTTTCCATGGCCTGATGCGTACCGCGGAAAAATTGGAGACGGCCAAGTTGGCGTAACTACTTATGCAGTCCCGAAAGGAGCCATGTCCTTTTGGGAAAATCGATTAGAGAAGTTTCAGATTCCTTTTACAAAAACAATGCGGTTTGGCGAGGACATCTTAGCGTTTGATGATCCTCATGGCTTGCATTTGGAAATTGTGGAGCGAGTAGAAGGGGAAAAGAATACGTGGGAGTTTGGCGATGTCACTGCGGATGTTGCGATCAAAGGCTTTGGCGGAGCGACCCTTCTATCCTCCCAGCCTGAAAAAACCGCTGAGCTTCTTGAAAAAGAGTTTGGACTTGTGAGGGTGGGAGAGGAAGGCGATTTCCTTCGCTTCCAATCTCCAAGCGACATTGGCAATGTGATTGATCTTAAGCGTACTGCATCAGGAGCCCGTGGAAAGATGGGAGCAGGCATTGTCCATCATATTGCAATGAGAGCAAAGGATGGGCAGGATCAGCTTGAATGGAGAGGACAATTGGCAAAGCATGGCTATCACATTACGCCAGTCAAGGACCGAAATTATTTTACTTCCGTTTATTTCAGGGAGCATGGTGAAATATTATTTGAAATTGCGACCGATCCTCCAGGCTTTTCTCTGGATGAATCTCCTGATACCATGGGAGAGAGACTCATGCTTCCGGAGTGGTATGAACCGCAGAGACAGAAAATAGAA